The following are from one region of the Bradyrhizobium septentrionale genome:
- a CDS encoding FAD-binding oxidoreductase, translated as MPAVALPERVSAASDPSGIRLSGWGNYPKVSTELLAPQTQAGARDYLLARSGVVARGAGRAYGDAAIGVQSTISSRGLNRMRSFDAATARLTVEAGVTIADILTAFEPRGFFLKVVPGTKFVTVGGAIAADVHGKNHHRDGGFGTIVESFRLALPGGEIVSCSRSENAALFAATVGGMGLTGVILDATLRLLPIETAWLRQDTRVAGHLDAAIDQLESSASATYSVAWIDCLARGAALGRSLVYLAEHATRRDKEMLGPDLAPFPGPRTQRLSVPERFPGWLLNRASMRAFNELYFRRGAARQGEPRLVHWDPYFFPLDAIADWNRIYGRRGFVQYQCVIPLDRARRVLAEILDRVSRRGDASFLAVLKQLGDGGGPMSFPLRGYTLTMDFPVTDTLFAFLDQLDALVVDARGRLYLAKDARQSRATFESGYPGLAALRDIRRQTGANTRLASHLSARLGI; from the coding sequence ATGCCGGCGGTTGCCTTGCCAGAACGTGTGAGTGCGGCCTCTGATCCCAGCGGGATCCGTCTCTCAGGTTGGGGCAACTATCCCAAAGTGTCGACCGAGCTGCTGGCGCCGCAGACCCAAGCAGGCGCGCGCGACTATCTGCTTGCGCGCTCCGGCGTCGTGGCGCGCGGGGCAGGGCGGGCCTATGGCGATGCCGCGATCGGTGTGCAATCCACGATTTCGTCGCGCGGCCTGAACCGGATGCGCAGCTTCGATGCCGCCACCGCCCGATTGACGGTTGAAGCCGGCGTGACCATCGCGGACATCCTCACCGCCTTCGAGCCGCGCGGCTTCTTCTTAAAGGTCGTGCCCGGCACGAAATTCGTGACGGTGGGAGGCGCGATCGCCGCCGACGTGCACGGCAAGAACCACCATCGCGACGGCGGCTTCGGCACTATCGTTGAGTCATTCCGCCTCGCGCTGCCGGGCGGCGAGATCGTCAGCTGCTCACGGTCGGAGAACGCCGCGCTGTTCGCGGCGACGGTGGGCGGCATGGGCCTGACCGGCGTGATCCTCGATGCGACGCTGCGGCTGCTCCCGATCGAGACCGCGTGGCTGCGGCAGGACACCCGCGTCGCCGGCCATCTCGATGCGGCGATCGATCAGCTGGAAAGCAGCGCATCGGCCACCTATTCGGTGGCCTGGATCGATTGCCTTGCGCGCGGCGCGGCGCTCGGACGCTCGCTGGTCTATCTGGCCGAGCACGCCACGCGCCGCGACAAGGAGATGCTGGGACCCGACCTCGCGCCGTTCCCCGGCCCGCGCACTCAGCGGCTGTCGGTGCCGGAGCGATTTCCCGGATGGCTGCTCAATCGCGCATCGATGCGGGCATTCAACGAGCTGTACTTCCGCCGCGGCGCGGCGCGTCAGGGCGAGCCGCGGCTGGTGCATTGGGATCCCTATTTCTTTCCGCTCGATGCGATCGCCGATTGGAACAGGATCTACGGCCGGCGTGGCTTCGTGCAATACCAATGCGTGATTCCGCTCGACCGTGCGCGCCGCGTCCTTGCCGAAATCCTGGATCGGGTATCGCGGCGCGGCGATGCGTCGTTTCTGGCCGTGCTCAAGCAGCTCGGCGATGGCGGAGGGCCGATGTCGTTTCCGCTTCGCGGCTATACGCTAACGATGGACTTTCCTGTCACCGATACGCTGTTCGCGTTTCTTGACCAGCTCGACGCGCTGGTGGTCGATGCCCGCGGCCGGCTGTACCTCGCCAAGGACGCGCGACAATCGCGCGCGACATTCGAATCCGGATATCCCGGCCTCGCGGCCTTGCGGGACATCCGGCGGCAGACCGGGGCAAATACGCGCCTCGCGTCCCATCTCTCAGCACGGCTTGGAATTTGA
- a CDS encoding SDR family oxidoreductase: MTDTKSVLVIGGSSDIGHATALRYAKAGWRVMLAARDVEAAKRNADDIRTRSGVETSVQVLDVLQTGQLAGFVAGLPLLPDTVVCVVGELGDQLRAQTDPELATTIMRTNFEAPSLLLERFAQTFKQRGSGTIVGVSSVAGDRGRASNYYYGASKAGFSQFLSGLRNRLALAGKVRVVTVKPGFVRTRMTAHMKLPAPLTVDPDRVAEDIFRADVTKPRDVIYVARRFWLVMTIICALPESIFKRMRI, from the coding sequence ATGACCGACACAAAATCAGTTCTGGTGATTGGCGGCAGCTCGGACATCGGGCACGCGACCGCGCTGCGCTATGCCAAAGCGGGATGGCGCGTGATGCTGGCGGCCCGTGATGTCGAGGCCGCCAAGCGCAACGCGGACGACATCAGGACGCGAAGCGGCGTCGAAACGTCGGTTCAGGTGCTGGACGTCTTGCAGACCGGGCAGCTTGCCGGCTTTGTCGCCGGCCTTCCCTTGCTTCCGGATACCGTCGTGTGTGTCGTCGGCGAGCTCGGCGACCAGCTGCGCGCCCAGACCGATCCGGAGCTTGCGACGACGATCATGCGCACGAATTTCGAGGCGCCCAGCCTGCTGCTCGAACGGTTCGCGCAAACGTTCAAGCAGCGGGGCTCGGGCACCATCGTCGGAGTCAGCTCGGTCGCCGGCGATCGCGGGCGGGCGTCGAACTACTATTACGGCGCGTCCAAGGCCGGCTTCTCGCAATTCCTGTCCGGCCTGCGCAATCGTCTGGCGCTCGCCGGCAAGGTCCGCGTTGTCACCGTCAAGCCGGGGTTCGTGCGTACCAGGATGACGGCGCATATGAAGCTGCCGGCGCCTTTGACGGTCGATCCGGATCGGGTTGCGGAGGATATCTTCCGGGCCGACGTGACCAAGCCGCGCGATGTGATCTATGTGGCCAGACGGTTCTGGCTGGTGATGACCATCATCTGCGCGCTGCCGGAGTCGATTTTCAAACGGATGCGCATCTGA
- a CDS encoding glycosyltransferase family 87 protein, translated as MFATTLETIQSTASKRTAYTRGILALLAIAIVLKAVWLWQVGLGHGRELVDFAAFYITAKLVWLGDMDQAYQFAKLIVIQREASGGHNGFMSWTYPPQFGLLLAPFALIPIGLAYLLFAGSTLALYFAVLRRLAGSQFVLVLIVFFPTIGITLACGQNGLLTAALIGMVCLFFEERPVVAGAALGLMIIKPHLAIALAVYAILRRSWIVVMTAAAVVLISSAICTAVFGVEIWSAFLQSVRDSSVFLEQGNYPMHRMISIYAALRTAGLSASGSFIAQGIVAVLALAVVLIAVYRTMPARESLGLTAIVSVCISPYAYDYDFLVFSVGLALLLPALLANAREWERGIIYALPIPIGATGYLQATQMAASHQRADWLDVLSIGGFAFIPLIALIVGIVLLRSSRTEAISETSVRCASV; from the coding sequence ATGTTCGCAACAACCCTCGAAACAATTCAGTCGACCGCGTCGAAGCGAACCGCCTACACACGTGGAATCCTCGCGCTGCTGGCCATCGCCATCGTCCTGAAGGCGGTGTGGTTGTGGCAGGTGGGGCTGGGGCATGGCCGCGAACTTGTCGACTTTGCCGCCTTCTACATCACCGCAAAGCTGGTCTGGCTCGGCGACATGGACCAGGCCTATCAGTTCGCGAAGCTCATCGTCATCCAGCGAGAGGCATCAGGCGGGCACAACGGCTTCATGTCGTGGACCTATCCGCCGCAATTTGGCCTGTTGCTGGCTCCGTTTGCGCTGATCCCGATCGGGCTCGCCTATCTGTTGTTCGCGGGCTCGACATTGGCGCTTTACTTCGCCGTGCTGCGTCGCCTTGCCGGAAGCCAGTTCGTGCTGGTGCTGATTGTCTTCTTTCCGACGATCGGGATCACGCTCGCATGCGGACAGAACGGTTTGCTCACGGCCGCGCTGATCGGGATGGTCTGCCTGTTCTTCGAAGAGCGGCCAGTCGTCGCCGGAGCGGCGCTTGGTCTCATGATCATCAAGCCGCATCTCGCCATAGCGTTAGCGGTCTACGCCATCCTGCGGCGCTCCTGGATCGTCGTGATGACGGCGGCCGCCGTCGTGCTGATCAGCTCGGCAATCTGCACGGCGGTGTTCGGCGTGGAGATCTGGAGCGCGTTCCTGCAAAGCGTACGCGATTCGTCGGTGTTCCTGGAGCAAGGCAACTATCCGATGCATCGCATGATCTCGATCTATGCGGCGTTGCGAACGGCGGGGTTGTCGGCGTCGGGATCGTTTATCGCCCAGGGCATCGTCGCCGTGCTGGCGCTCGCCGTCGTTCTCATTGCGGTCTACCGGACGATGCCCGCGCGTGAGAGCCTCGGCCTGACCGCAATCGTTTCGGTCTGCATCAGCCCTTATGCCTACGACTACGATTTCCTGGTCTTCAGCGTCGGCCTTGCGCTGTTGCTGCCGGCGCTGCTGGCAAACGCGCGGGAGTGGGAACGGGGAATCATCTACGCCTTGCCGATTCCGATCGGGGCGACCGGCTACCTGCAGGCGACGCAGATGGCGGCCTCCCACCAGCGCGCAGACTGGCTCGATGTGCTCTCGATCGGCGGCTTCGCATTCATTCCGCTGATCGCGCTGATTGTCGGAATTGTGCTGCTGCGCAGTTCAAGAACCGAGGCGATCAGCGAGACCAGTGTCAGATGCGCATCCGTTTGA
- a CDS encoding tetratricopeptide repeat protein: protein MPKPPPPSANRGPGPSPVLQRAVVALQMRQVVEAERLAGEVLKANRTDVGAASILARALMAQNRNEEAIAPLERAARRVEDAGIETLLGAALGAAGRRNEAIDVLRRTTARRPPFLPAFQELAGQLAAAGRIDQAVAVIESAIALAPGTLELQILLAQLLPDCNQRNRAREILEKLRIVAPGHPAILPALARVLLLDGDYAAAAELYRQVLAQRPDDPLTRLSYSACLLEMGDRAGGEANLRLALRGRPQMIGRTTAALTMSSHGRFFFRPSGFAKFLGEPR from the coding sequence ATGCCGAAACCTCCGCCTCCTTCCGCCAATCGTGGGCCCGGCCCATCCCCGGTTCTGCAACGCGCCGTGGTCGCGTTGCAGATGAGGCAGGTCGTCGAGGCCGAGCGGCTGGCAGGGGAGGTGTTGAAGGCAAACCGGACCGATGTCGGCGCGGCCTCGATCCTGGCGCGGGCGCTGATGGCGCAGAACCGCAACGAGGAGGCGATCGCGCCGCTCGAGCGAGCCGCCCGCCGCGTCGAGGATGCCGGCATCGAGACGCTGCTCGGCGCGGCGCTCGGCGCCGCCGGCCGCCGCAACGAGGCGATCGATGTGTTGCGGCGAACCACCGCGCGGCGGCCACCGTTCCTTCCCGCATTTCAGGAACTGGCAGGGCAATTGGCTGCGGCCGGTCGCATCGACCAGGCGGTTGCCGTGATCGAAAGCGCGATCGCTCTCGCGCCTGGGACCCTCGAGTTGCAGATCTTGCTCGCGCAGCTGCTGCCTGATTGCAATCAGCGCAACCGAGCGCGCGAGATTCTGGAGAAGCTGCGCATTGTGGCGCCGGGACATCCCGCAATCCTGCCCGCGCTCGCGCGTGTGCTGCTGCTCGATGGCGACTACGCGGCCGCCGCGGAGCTCTATCGTCAGGTGCTGGCGCAGCGCCCCGACGACCCCCTGACGCGCCTCAGCTACTCCGCCTGTCTTCTGGAAATGGGCGACCGCGCCGGCGGCGAAGCCAATCTGCGTCTGGCGTTGCGCGGCCGGCCGCAAATGATCGGCCGCACGACGGCCGCGCTGACCATGTCATCGCATGGCCGCTTCTTCTTCCGTCCCAGCGGGTTTGCGAAATTCCTCGGCGAGCCCAGGTAG
- a CDS encoding S9 family peptidase: MKTFVLLASVLAILAAPLTVRAEQPPILDRTLFFGDDDIAGERISPDGQFVSFLKPYKGTRNIWVKRTGEPFSAARPLSAQTKRPVSGYFWSQDSKFILFVQDAGGDENFNVYAIDPTLAADPATGVPPTRALTDLQHVRTVIYSVPKTKPDIIYIGLNDRDARWHDLYELRLSTGEKTLLRKNTERIGNWVFDHDGTMRMAVRLTATGNKEFLRIDPDEFKLIYSCDVLESCGQSGFDAENRLVYLVTNRGPLNLTELEMLDPATGATTTVESDPQKRVDFGGVILSVADHRVLFTKYEDDGVRRYFKDSAFETQLRWLESQLPGKEVRLGARTTDESLWIVSAHSDTDPGDIYVWNPGAQTLALQYRVREAIPRAALSERRPYHYKSSDGLDIPAYLTLPKGLPATNLPLIVNPHGGPWAQDMFGYNGFAQFLANRGYAVLQPNFRGSTGYGKAYLNAGNGEWGRKMQDDLTWGVKALVADGTVDPKRVGIVGISYGGYATLAGVTFTPNLYAAAVDIVGPSNLVTQLDLMPAYWEAGKKAMYTRVADPTTAEGRSLLIAASPLTRASDIVTPLMVVQGKNDPRVNIRESNQIVAAVRDNGKPVEYLVAPDEGHGFARPINNLAMMSAIEAFLAKYLGGRYQDDVPADVAAKLKEIRVDPLTVSGAVTSKEPGAEPSK; the protein is encoded by the coding sequence ATGAAGACCTTCGTTCTGCTGGCTTCAGTGCTTGCTATCCTCGCTGCACCGCTCACCGTTCGAGCGGAACAGCCGCCGATCCTCGACAGGACCCTGTTCTTCGGCGACGACGACATCGCCGGCGAGCGGATTTCGCCGGATGGGCAGTTCGTTTCCTTTCTGAAGCCCTATAAGGGCACCCGCAACATTTGGGTGAAACGAACCGGCGAGCCGTTCAGCGCCGCGCGCCCCCTCAGCGCCCAGACCAAACGGCCGGTCAGCGGCTATTTCTGGAGCCAGGATTCGAAATTCATCCTGTTTGTTCAGGATGCCGGCGGCGATGAGAATTTCAACGTGTACGCGATCGATCCGACGCTCGCAGCCGACCCGGCAACCGGCGTGCCGCCGACACGCGCGCTGACCGACCTGCAGCATGTTCGAACCGTGATCTACTCCGTGCCCAAGACCAAGCCTGACATCATCTATATCGGCCTGAACGACCGCGATGCCCGCTGGCATGACCTGTACGAATTGCGTCTGTCGACCGGCGAGAAGACGCTGCTGCGCAAGAACACGGAGCGCATCGGCAACTGGGTGTTCGATCACGACGGCACGATGCGGATGGCCGTGCGCCTGACCGCAACGGGAAACAAGGAGTTCCTGCGCATTGATCCGGATGAATTCAAGCTTATCTACAGCTGCGACGTGCTGGAATCCTGCGGCCAGTCGGGTTTCGACGCGGAGAACAGACTGGTTTACCTGGTGACCAACCGGGGACCACTGAATCTGACTGAACTGGAAATGCTGGATCCGGCGACCGGCGCCACGACGACGGTCGAAAGCGATCCGCAAAAGCGCGTCGATTTCGGTGGTGTCATCCTCTCCGTCGCGGATCATCGCGTTCTTTTCACGAAGTACGAGGACGACGGCGTTCGGCGGTACTTCAAGGATTCCGCATTTGAGACGCAGCTTCGCTGGCTGGAGTCGCAACTTCCCGGCAAGGAAGTGCGCCTTGGCGCTCGAACCACGGACGAGAGCCTGTGGATCGTCAGCGCGCACAGCGACACCGATCCGGGCGACATCTATGTGTGGAATCCGGGAGCGCAGACCCTGGCGCTGCAATACCGCGTCCGCGAGGCAATACCGCGTGCCGCGCTTTCGGAACGCCGGCCCTATCATTACAAATCGTCAGACGGGCTTGATATTCCAGCCTATCTGACACTGCCGAAGGGCTTGCCGGCGACGAACTTGCCCTTGATCGTCAATCCGCACGGCGGTCCCTGGGCGCAGGACATGTTCGGCTACAACGGCTTTGCTCAATTCCTTGCCAACCGCGGCTACGCCGTGCTGCAGCCGAACTTCCGAGGTTCAACCGGATACGGCAAGGCTTACCTCAACGCCGGAAACGGCGAATGGGGCCGAAAAATGCAGGACGACCTGACCTGGGGCGTGAAGGCGTTGGTGGCCGATGGAACGGTGGACCCAAAGCGGGTCGGCATCGTCGGCATCTCCTACGGCGGCTATGCGACGCTCGCCGGCGTGACGTTTACACCCAACCTTTACGCTGCAGCCGTGGATATCGTGGGGCCATCCAATCTCGTCACGCAACTCGACCTGATGCCGGCATATTGGGAAGCCGGCAAGAAGGCGATGTACACGCGCGTCGCAGATCCGACGACCGCGGAGGGCAGATCCCTTCTGATCGCCGCATCGCCGCTCACACGGGCGAGCGATATCGTGACGCCGTTGATGGTGGTCCAGGGCAAGAACGATCCGCGCGTCAATATCCGGGAGAGCAATCAGATCGTCGCCGCCGTCCGCGACAACGGAAAGCCCGTCGAATATCTCGTCGCCCCCGATGAGGGCCACGGCTTTGCACGACCGATCAACAATCTTGCAATGATGTCGGCAATCGAAGCGTTTCTGGCAAAGTATCTCGGCGGCCGTTACCAGGACGATGTCCCGGCCGACGTCGCGGCCAAGCTCAAGGAAATCAGGGTTGATCCGCTGACGGTCAGCGGCGCGGTTACCTCAAAGGAACCCGGCGCCGAACCGTCGAAGTAA
- a CDS encoding aspartate ammonia-lyase: protein MAESKVETANTAGAAPPSGESGGVSELAIATVRTVPIEQAQSRTEHDLLGEDDVPANALWGIHTKRAVVNFPITGVPVGHFPEFVRALALVKQAAARANKRLGYLSPEKADAIDKACTLIATDKVYAESFVVDAIQGGAGTSTNMNANEVIANVALRLMGKKPGDYHTLHPNDDVNMAQSTNDAYPTALRLAVIFATQPLVRALDDLAYAFKGKAVEFADVLKMGRTQLQDAVPMTLGQEFDAFHATVKEDVARLNEISSLFREVNLGATAIGTGINADPRYAALAVEELSRLSGQPMVLASNLIEATSDLGAFVLFSGVLKRVAVKVSKICNDLRLLSSGPRTGIGEIRLPAVQAGSSIMPGKVNPVIPEVVNQVAFLVIGHDLTVTMCAEGGQLQLNAFEPTIGYCVLSSLRMLTAAIDTLTKRCVDGIEADRERCRSLVQGSIGLITALAPALGYEASSRVARRALKENRSVADIVLEEKLLTEAQLNELLELEAMTRPARRQPAPKG, encoded by the coding sequence ATGGCCGAATCGAAGGTTGAGACCGCCAACACCGCGGGCGCCGCGCCACCCTCCGGCGAGAGCGGCGGCGTGAGCGAGCTTGCGATCGCAACCGTCCGCACCGTGCCGATCGAGCAGGCGCAGTCCCGCACCGAGCACGATCTGCTCGGCGAGGACGATGTGCCGGCCAACGCGCTGTGGGGCATCCATACCAAGCGCGCGGTGGTGAACTTTCCGATCACCGGCGTGCCGGTCGGCCACTTTCCGGAATTCGTCCGCGCGCTGGCGCTGGTGAAGCAGGCGGCCGCCCGCGCCAACAAGCGGCTCGGCTATCTCTCGCCCGAAAAGGCCGATGCGATCGACAAGGCCTGCACCCTGATCGCGACCGACAAGGTCTATGCCGAGTCTTTTGTCGTCGATGCGATCCAGGGCGGCGCCGGCACCTCGACCAACATGAACGCCAACGAGGTGATCGCCAACGTCGCGCTGCGATTGATGGGCAAGAAGCCTGGCGATTATCACACGCTGCATCCGAACGACGACGTCAACATGGCGCAATCGACCAATGACGCCTATCCGACCGCGCTGCGGCTCGCGGTGATTTTTGCCACCCAGCCGCTGGTGCGCGCGCTGGATGACCTCGCCTACGCCTTCAAGGGCAAGGCGGTGGAATTTGCCGACGTTTTGAAGATGGGCCGCACCCAGCTCCAGGACGCGGTGCCGATGACGCTCGGTCAGGAGTTCGACGCCTTCCACGCCACCGTGAAGGAAGACGTCGCACGGCTGAACGAGATCTCCTCGCTGTTCCGCGAGGTCAATCTCGGCGCCACCGCGATCGGCACCGGGATCAACGCCGACCCGCGCTACGCCGCGCTTGCGGTCGAGGAATTGTCGCGGCTGTCCGGCCAGCCGATGGTGCTGGCCTCGAACCTGATCGAGGCGACCTCCGACCTCGGCGCCTTCGTGCTGTTCTCGGGCGTGCTGAAACGCGTCGCGGTCAAGGTGTCGAAGATCTGCAACGACCTTCGCCTGCTGTCGTCGGGGCCGCGCACCGGCATCGGCGAGATTCGGTTGCCTGCGGTGCAGGCCGGCTCGTCGATCATGCCCGGCAAGGTCAACCCGGTGATCCCCGAGGTGGTCAACCAGGTCGCTTTCCTCGTGATCGGGCACGATCTCACGGTGACGATGTGCGCCGAAGGCGGCCAGCTCCAGCTCAACGCGTTCGAGCCGACCATCGGCTACTGCGTGCTGAGCTCGCTGCGGATGCTGACCGCGGCGATCGATACCCTGACCAAGCGATGCGTCGACGGCATCGAAGCCGATCGCGAACGTTGCCGCAGCCTGGTGCAGGGCTCGATCGGCCTGATCACGGCGCTGGCGCCGGCGCTCGGCTATGAGGCCTCATCGCGCGTGGCGCGCCGTGCGCTGAAGGAGAACCGCTCGGTCGCCGATATCGTGCTGGAGGAAAAGCTCCTGACCGAGGCGCAGCTCAACGAGTTGCTCGAGCTCGAAGCCATGACCCGCCCGGCGCGCCGGCAGCCCGCGCCGAAGGGGTGA
- a CDS encoding di-heme-cytochrome C peroxidase: MPRKTIFFIGLLIVAGVLYFKDDIETVVSGFRVKVVDYQPPAKSVWLDQNVSAERLRWFYHADQGTRTFGIPHEWFMALEQPTVWPLFTAAPRLSETNYLGRFGFIPDTVIPGKPDALPIGFAQGTPMTDANGAPWRNPHSKADMTGVGLTCAACHTGSFTYRGTEIVIDGGPANTNLFEFQKSVGVSLLLTRFWPGRFSRFADEILGKDASLDERMALRGQLDLVLKQYANINSLETKVAANSVEEGYARLDALNRIGNQVFSIDLNNPDNYASHSAPVHFPRIWNAPWFSWVQYDGSIMQPMVRNAGEALGVSAELNLLDESRGLFKSSARIDVLHEMERMIAGEPPSEDKGFGGLASPKWPEKILPQIDMPLATIGGGLYKTHCQGCHGPAINSKALPSGEAFALFKDKKRWIKNDAGQPLLDVEMIPISLIGTDSAQAEGLASRIVETPANLKIKDGSFGPALGDLVEKAVNYWYDQNKTPPEDRKRINGYRPNEIQAPLAYKVRPLNGIWATPPYLHNGSVPTIYALLSPVRERPSTFYLGSREYDPKDLGYAWKDKIKNGFVLDTTKRGNSNAGHEFSNEKRTGVIGPELTENERRALIEFIKTL, from the coding sequence ATGCCTCGCAAGACGATCTTCTTCATCGGACTGCTGATTGTCGCCGGCGTCCTCTACTTCAAGGACGATATCGAAACGGTGGTGAGCGGCTTCCGCGTCAAGGTCGTCGACTACCAACCGCCGGCAAAGAGCGTGTGGCTGGATCAGAATGTCAGCGCCGAGCGGCTGCGCTGGTTCTATCACGCCGACCAGGGCACCCGGACCTTCGGCATTCCCCATGAATGGTTCATGGCGCTGGAACAGCCGACGGTGTGGCCGCTGTTCACGGCGGCGCCGCGGCTCAGCGAGACCAATTATCTCGGCCGCTTCGGCTTTATTCCCGACACCGTGATCCCGGGCAAGCCCGATGCGCTGCCGATCGGCTTCGCGCAGGGCACTCCGATGACGGATGCCAACGGCGCGCCCTGGCGCAACCCGCACAGCAAGGCCGACATGACCGGGGTCGGACTGACCTGCGCGGCCTGTCACACCGGAAGCTTCACCTATCGCGGTACCGAGATCGTGATCGACGGCGGACCGGCCAACACCAATCTGTTCGAATTCCAGAAGAGCGTCGGCGTCTCGCTGCTCTTGACCCGGTTCTGGCCGGGCCGCTTCTCGCGCTTTGCCGACGAGATCCTCGGCAAGGATGCGAGCCTCGACGAGCGCATGGCGCTGCGCGGCCAGCTCGATCTGGTGCTGAAGCAATACGCCAACATCAATTCGTTGGAGACCAAGGTCGCCGCCAACAGCGTCGAGGAAGGCTATGCGCGGCTCGACGCGCTGAACCGGATCGGCAACCAGGTGTTCTCGATCGACCTGAACAATCCGGACAACTACGCCTCGCATTCGGCGCCGGTGCATTTCCCGCGGATCTGGAACGCGCCATGGTTCAGCTGGGTGCAATATGACGGCTCGATCATGCAGCCGATGGTACGCAACGCCGGCGAGGCGCTCGGCGTCAGCGCCGAGCTCAATCTGCTCGACGAGTCCCGAGGCCTGTTCAAATCGAGCGCGCGGATCGACGTGCTGCACGAGATGGAGCGGATGATCGCCGGCGAGCCGCCCAGCGAGGACAAGGGCTTTGGCGGCCTGGCGTCGCCGAAATGGCCGGAGAAAATCCTGCCGCAGATCGACATGCCTCTCGCGACGATAGGCGGCGGGCTCTACAAGACGCATTGTCAGGGCTGCCATGGCCCGGCGATCAACAGCAAGGCGCTGCCGTCGGGCGAAGCCTTTGCGCTGTTCAAGGACAAGAAGCGCTGGATCAAGAACGACGCCGGCCAGCCGCTGCTCGACGTCGAGATGATTCCGATCAGCCTGATCGGCACCGACAGCGCGCAGGCCGAGGGCCTTGCGAGCCGCATCGTCGAGACGCCGGCCAATCTGAAGATCAAGGACGGCAGTTTCGGACCCGCGCTCGGCGACCTCGTCGAGAAGGCCGTCAACTATTGGTACGACCAGAACAAGACTCCGCCGGAGGATCGCAAGCGCATCAACGGCTACCGGCCGAACGAGATCCAGGCGCCGCTCGCCTACAAGGTCCGGCCGCTCAACGGCATCTGGGCGACGCCGCCCTACCTGCACAACGGATCGGTCCCGACCATCTACGCGCTGCTGTCGCCGGTGAGGGAGCGTCCCTCGACCTTCTATCTCGGCAGCCGCGAGTATGATCCCAAGGATCTCGGCTATGCCTGGAAGGACAAGATCAAGAACGGCTTCGTGCTCGACACCACCAAGCGCGGCAACAGCAATGCCGGACACGAATTCTCGAACGAGAAGCGCACCGGTGTGATCGGGCCGGAGCTGACGGAAAACGAGCGCCGCGCTTTGATCGAGTTCATCAAGACGCTGTAA
- a CDS encoding alpha/beta family hydrolase: MNASGAQPLTITISDDSTVSALLLRPAQPRAAYVFAHGAGAGMAHASMESIAVGLAERGIATLRYQFPYMEKGSKRPDPPAVAQATVRAAVAETARRCGELPLFAGGKSFGGRMTSQAQAKAPLAGVRGLVFLGFPLHPAGQPSSERAKHLAEVKVPMLFLQGTRDALAELDLLEPVVKALGSRATLHLVQEADHSFHVLKRSGRNDREVMAELLDAFAAWVAKHS; encoded by the coding sequence TTGAACGCGTCAGGCGCGCAACCGCTCACGATCACGATCTCGGACGACAGCACGGTGTCCGCGCTGCTGCTGCGCCCGGCGCAGCCGCGTGCGGCTTATGTGTTTGCGCATGGCGCCGGCGCCGGCATGGCGCATGCCTCGATGGAGTCGATTGCGGTCGGCCTCGCCGAGCGCGGCATCGCGACGCTGCGCTATCAGTTTCCCTACATGGAGAAGGGCAGCAAGCGGCCCGATCCGCCCGCCGTCGCGCAGGCAACGGTGCGCGCCGCGGTGGCGGAGACTGCGCGGCGTTGCGGCGAACTGCCGCTGTTCGCCGGCGGCAAGTCGTTCGGCGGACGCATGACCTCGCAGGCGCAGGCGAAAGCGCCGCTCGCCGGCGTGCGCGGGCTGGTGTTTCTCGGCTTCCCCCTGCATCCCGCCGGCCAGCCGTCGAGCGAGCGGGCCAAACATCTCGCCGAGGTCAAGGTCCCGATGCTGTTCCTGCAGGGCACCCGCGATGCGCTGGCCGAGCTCGACCTGCTCGAGCCTGTGGTGAAGGCGCTGGGTAGCCGTGCGACGCTGCATCTGGTGCAGGAGGCCGATCACTCCTTCCATGTCCTCAAGCGCTCCGGCCGCAACGACCGCGAGGTGATGGCCGAGTTGCTCGATGCGTTCGCGGCGTGGGTGGCCAAGCATTCGTGA